The DNA sequence GGCGAGGACCAGCAGCGGCAGGACGGGCCCCATGAGTGAACGGGTCGTCCTGGCCTGCTCCGCCGGGTCGGACGCGCTGCGCCGGCTCGCCGGGCGGGCCGAGGTCGTCGCCGTCGTGGTGGACCCCGGCCGGGGCGGCGACTGGGAGGCGCTGCGCCGCCGGGCGCTGGCCGGTGGCGCGGTCGAGGCCGTCCTCGCCGACGCCCGCGACGAGCTCACCGACCGCTACTGCCTGCCCGCGCTGCGCGCGAACGCGCTGAGGTCGGCGTCCGCGCTGGTCGCGCCGCTCGTCGCCGAGCACGTGGTCGAGGCCGCCCGCCGGCACGGCGCGACGACCGTGGCGCACGACCGCGCCGGCGCCGACCGGATCCGCTTCGAAGCCGGTGTCGCCGCCCTCGCACCCGGCCTGGCCGTCGTCGCCGTCGCACCGGCCGACGACCCGGCTGGGCACCCACCGGTGGGCCGGATCGAGCCGGGCGACCCCGACGAGCTCGTGCTCACGTTCGACCGGGGCACGCCGGTCGCCATCGACGGCGAGACCGTGACCATGCCGCAAGCCGTCCGGGAGCTGAACCGGAGGGCCGGCGTGTCGGGGGTCGGCCGCCTCACCGGCGTCCGGGCCTTCGACACGCCGGGCGCGAGCGCGTTGACCACCGCTCACCACCAGCTGGAGGACGTCACCCTGGAGCCCGACCTGCTGCGCTTCAAGCGGCGGGTCGAGCGGCGCTGGGGTGCACTGGTGCACGACGGCCTGTGGTTCTCCCCGCTCAAGCAGGCGTTGGACAGCTTCATCGACACCACCCAGCAGCACGTCTCCGGCGAGGTCCGGCTCGTGCTGCACGGTGGCCGCGCGGTCGTCACCGGCCGCCGCGGCGAGGAGCCGCTGCCCGACCCCGGCCTGGGCGCGGGACGACCGCGGCGCCTGCCGGACAAGATCGCCGCGACGTAGGGATTCGATCACGTGAGTTCATTGTGGGGTGGCCGGTTCGCCGGGGGACCGGCGGAGGCGATGGCGCGGCTGTCCGCGTCGACGCACTTCGACTGGCGACTCGCCCCGTACGACATCAGGGGTTCCCGCGCGCACGCCCGCGTGCTGCACCGGGCTGACCTGCTGACCGCCGACGAGCTGGAGCGCATGCTGGCCGCGCTGGACGCCCTGGAAGCCGACGTGGCGTCCGGGTCGTTCACGCCGACGCTCGCCGACGAGGACGTGCACACGGCGCTGGAACGCGGCCTGATCGAGCGCGCCGGGACCGAACTGGGCGGCAAGCTGCGCGCCGGCCGGTCCCGCAACGACCAGGTGGCCACGCTGTTCCGGATGTGGCTGCGCGACGCGGCCCGGCGGGTCGCCGCGGGCGTGCTGGACGTGGTGGACGCGCTCGCCGACCAGGCGGCCGCGCACGCCACCGCCGTCATGCCCGGCCGCACGCACCTCCAGTCCGCCCAGCCCGTGCTGCTCGCGCACCACCTGCTCGCCCACGGCCAGGCGCTGCTGCGCGACGTCGACCGGCTGCGCGACTGGGACGAGCGCACCGCCCTGTCGCCGTACGGCTCGGGCGCGCTGGCCGGCTCGTCGCTGGGCCTGGACCCGGCGGCGGTGGCCGCGGAGCTGGGCTTCGACGGTCCGGTGGAGAACTCCATCGACGGCACCGCCTCGCGCGACTTCGCCGCCGAGATCGCGTTCGTGCTGGCCATGATCGGCGTGGACCTGTCCCGGATCGCCGAAGAGGTGATCATCTGGACGACCGCCGAGTTCCGCTTCGCCGTGCTGGACGACGCGTGGGCCACCGGCAGCTCGATCATGCCGCAGAAGAAGAACCCGGACGTCGCCGAGCTGACCCGGGGCAAGTCCGGTCGGCTCATCGGCAATCTGACCGGCCTGCTGGCCACGTTGAAGGCGCAACCCCTGGCCTACAACCGGGACCTGCAGGAGGACAAGGAGCCCCTGTTCGACTCGGTCGAGCAGCTCGACCTGCTGCTGCCCGCGCTGGCCGGGATGATCGCCACCATGCGGTTCGACACCGCGCGGATGGCCGCGGCGGCGCCCGCCGGGTTCACCCTGGCCACCGACATCGCCGAGTGGCTGGTGCGGCAGGGTGTGCCGTTCCGGGTGGCGCACGAGGCGGCGGGCGAGTGCGTCCGCGTCGCCGAGGGGCGCGGCGTCGGCCTGGAGGACCTCACCGATGAGGAGTTCGCCACGATCTCGCCCGCGTTGACGCCCGAGGTGCGTAGCGTGTTGACCGTGGAAGGGTCCATCGCGTCACGGGACGCGCACGGCGGCACCGCCCCCGACCGGGTCGCCGAGCAGTTGAAGAGGTTGCGCGACAAGGTGTCCGTTGTCCGCAACGCCTAGGCAGTTCACCGAGCAGGAGCTCGCGGTCGACCCCGTCGACGCCGCGCGGCTCCTGCTCGGCGGCGTCATCGAGTCGACCACCGACGAGGGCACGGTCGGCGTGCGTATCGTGGAGGTCGAGGCGTACCGGGGCGGCGACGACCCGGCGTCGCACTGCTACCGCGGCCGCACCCCGCGCAACGACGTGATGTTCGGCCCCGCCGGGCGGCTCTACGTGTACTTCGTCTACGGCATGCACTTCTGCGCGAACGTGGTGTCGCTGACCGACGGCGTGCCCGGCGCGGTGCTGCTCAGGGCGGGCGAGGTGATCTCCGGGTCGGCCCTCGCGCACGCCCGCCGACCGTCCGCGCGCAACGCAGCCGAACTGGCCAAGGGCCCGGCCCGCCTGACCGGCGTCCTCGGCCTGGACCGCGGCCACAACGGCGTCGACCTGACCGCACCGGACGCGTCCGTGCGGCTGCTCGCGGGCGAGCGGGTGGCCGAATCCGACATCCGCACCGGCCCGCGGGTCGGCGTCGCCGTGGCGGTGGACGTCCCCTGGCGGTTCTGGGTCGACTCGCCCGCCGTCAGCACCTACCGCCGCGGCACCCGCCGAACCCGCGTCGTCGCCTCCCGACCGGCCTAGACCTCGCCGAAGACGTGGGTGCCGGGCGCGTCCGCGTCGTCGCCCGCCCAGAACTCCACCCAGTGCCGGACGAACTCGGACTTCGAGATCGACCCGTCGCCGTCCAGGTCGAGCCGGGCGAACACGGCGTCGGTCGGCGCGTCGTTCCCCGTCCAGGCGTGGATCATCCGGCCGTACTCGGGCGCGGACACCAGGCCGTCACCGTCCTCGTCCACCGCCTCGAACATCGACTCGGCCGTCGCCACCACCAGGTCGAGCATGGTGCCGAGGTCGCTCACCACGGACAGCACCTCGTCGACCGTGACCCGGTCGTCGCGGTCGTGGTCGGACGCCGACCGCAGCGTGTCCCACCAGCTCATCATGATCTCGCGCAGCCTGCCCTGGTCCGCGCCGCCCCGGATGTGC is a window from the Saccharothrix saharensis genome containing:
- a CDS encoding argininosuccinate synthase domain-containing protein, which gives rise to MSERVVLACSAGSDALRRLAGRAEVVAVVVDPGRGGDWEALRRRALAGGAVEAVLADARDELTDRYCLPALRANALRSASALVAPLVAEHVVEAARRHGATTVAHDRAGADRIRFEAGVAALAPGLAVVAVAPADDPAGHPPVGRIEPGDPDELVLTFDRGTPVAIDGETVTMPQAVRELNRRAGVSGVGRLTGVRAFDTPGASALTTAHHQLEDVTLEPDLLRFKRRVERRWGALVHDGLWFSPLKQALDSFIDTTQQHVSGEVRLVLHGGRAVVTGRRGEEPLPDPGLGAGRPRRLPDKIAAT
- the argH gene encoding argininosuccinate lyase, which produces MSSLWGGRFAGGPAEAMARLSASTHFDWRLAPYDIRGSRAHARVLHRADLLTADELERMLAALDALEADVASGSFTPTLADEDVHTALERGLIERAGTELGGKLRAGRSRNDQVATLFRMWLRDAARRVAAGVLDVVDALADQAAAHATAVMPGRTHLQSAQPVLLAHHLLAHGQALLRDVDRLRDWDERTALSPYGSGALAGSSLGLDPAAVAAELGFDGPVENSIDGTASRDFAAEIAFVLAMIGVDLSRIAEEVIIWTTAEFRFAVLDDAWATGSSIMPQKKNPDVAELTRGKSGRLIGNLTGLLATLKAQPLAYNRDLQEDKEPLFDSVEQLDLLLPALAGMIATMRFDTARMAAAAPAGFTLATDIAEWLVRQGVPFRVAHEAAGECVRVAEGRGVGLEDLTDEEFATISPALTPEVRSVLTVEGSIASRDAHGGTAPDRVAEQLKRLRDKVSVVRNA
- a CDS encoding DNA-3-methyladenine glycosylase, which produces MSATPRQFTEQELAVDPVDAARLLLGGVIESTTDEGTVGVRIVEVEAYRGGDDPASHCYRGRTPRNDVMFGPAGRLYVYFVYGMHFCANVVSLTDGVPGAVLLRAGEVISGSALAHARRPSARNAAELAKGPARLTGVLGLDRGHNGVDLTAPDASVRLLAGERVAESDIRTGPRVGVAVAVDVPWRFWVDSPAVSTYRRGTRRTRVVASRPA
- a CDS encoding EF-hand domain-containing protein, with protein sequence MASDLQRKKTSIVFTAMDSNGDGFLERADFEALTDRWEHIRGGADQGRLREIMMSWWDTLRSASDHDRDDRVTVDEVLSVVSDLGTMLDLVVATAESMFEAVDEDGDGLVSAPEYGRMIHAWTGNDAPTDAVFARLDLDGDGSISKSEFVRHWVEFWAGDDADAPGTHVFGEV